ATCTTGCACAATCAGTACTCAAATGCTCGGTCAGCTTTCCCTAGGCTCCCCTGGCAGGCCCCTGGGTTGCTGTCCATTATAGCAACCTATTGAACGTGTTAGTGTGAAAAATCTCTGGGATCTGTTGTCAGGAGCCCCAGCAGTCAGCTGGGCTATGCCACTTAGTGAAGGACAGGACCTGAACGTCCGCCCTGCAGTTACAGCCTCGAAAATGGCACTGATCCCACTTACAGGTGAGGCTCCTGGGAAGACCAGACTGAACGATGACCGTGAATGTGGTCTGTCGACTACAGAGCATTAATCCAATGTTAGTTTTTACACGGGGAAGGTAAACTTTTGTAGTAGGGTAAACTCAACTGATTTCATTAGGTGTATTTACTTGCAGCACGGTAAGGAAAAGGGGGAACATGATCTTTTGGGATCTGCCAGAGAGCGACACTGCTCCACTTCTCTAAGAGGGAGGGAACTCCTTTTTATCTGCAAGGCTGATTTAAAATAACACCCTGTTGAAAGAAGTCAGGAGATCTGTCCGTTTCAGAAGGTATCCCCTGCCTCCTCTACCATCTCTAACTCTGGCCCCTGTGCTCCCGCATCTCATTCCAAGTGGGTGCAGCCAGATCTGGCCCAGAAGCCCTCAGGGCTGGGGGTCTCTTAGGGGTGAGGCGTGCTTCTGGCCTCCGTCACCAAGAGGCAGAGACACAGCATCCTTGGACAGAGACCACAAAGGCCCTGGGACCTCTCCAAACCGTAGCAGACAGCGTTTTGCCgtgaaaagaaacccaaagtgaGAACACTCAGCTCTTCAGGATAGATGATCAGGTCCAGAGACCTCGTGAAAACAGGTCACATGTTCCTGGGGCACTACTTGGCCCCGGCCACGTGGCTGGACCTCAGGAGATACTGATCCACGCTCCCTTTCCGCCGGCTCACAGTCCGCCTCTCGCTGTCGAATATGCGTTGCAGTTGCAGGGCCAGACGCcggtcctcctcctcctgccgcAGCTTCTGCTCCATCTCCCGCAGGGCTGGGCCCGGCTCCCCGCCGCTTGGCCGCAGTTTCTTCAGGGGGCCATTCTGTTCCAAGTGCTTGGTCTTACAGTGTCTTTTCCGGCCCCGGCGCAAGGAAGGAAGGGGCTCCTCGCCGAGGTTGTCTGCCAGCACACCATTGGGCAGGTCAAAATGATTCGCGGTCTTCAGCTGCTTCTTTGTTTTGAGGACCGCCCCCAGAACGCTATTTTTGGGTAGCGCGGAATGAACCACCGGGTTTTTCACGGTTGTGCTCTGACAGGTGCTGTCTAACTTGGCCTCTGGGGTGGGCCCCGGCCCTtcctcccgctctctctctgagGAAGTCCCACTGGCGCCCACACGCGGTTCTGAAGAGCAGCGGGTTTCTGATGCAACCTCGGGGCTCCTTTTACTCTCAGTGCCGGCTTCCACTTTTGTTTGGCTCACGGAGGGAAAAGAATCGAGGCCAGTGGGGGTGGGCCCGGCACACGCAGAGACGGCCTGTCCACCCGCCAGTCTCGTCTGGAAAGCCAGAGGTGGCTTTTCCTTGCTCGAATGGGTAACTTCGGACACTACTACGTCTTCCCCTGTTTCTGGAGCCAGGGACGTGAGGGTGGCTTTCGAAAGGGTCTTTTTGATCTGCCGCTCCTGAAAGATCTGTTCCCACTTTTTGAGGATCCTTGGGCTAGCCTCATAAGAAGTCTGCTTCTGCAGGCTTCTGTTGAGGTTGCGGGGTGTTGATTTGATGATGAGGGGACTGAGCACCCGGCCATCGGGGAGTCTCTTGGGAGGAGTACAGGGTGAGCAGACAATGGGCTTGAAATGGTTTAGCTCCTCAGAGATGCTGTCGTTGCTCTCAGGACTGATGGAGCGCTCTGGCTTATGCAGAGAAGCCAAGGATGAGAGGGAACTGAAGGGGAGACGTTTTTCGACAGTTAAGTCCGGGGCCGAGAGGCAGCGGTTGTTCTGAGTGGACAGGAGGACGCCAATGATGGGGTTGGAGCCTGGGGCCATAGCTGTGACCTAAAAGAGGTTAAAAAGATTCTATAGACATGCATATAGACATACTGTTTCTCGTCACAGTTCCTTCATGATGGTAGGAGGAGGATAGCAGGGGAAGGCTAAGAAAAGGGATCAAGGGCGACAGGAGCGtaagaaagggggaaaatccCTAACCAGAACACACACCATTTGCAGAAATTCCTACACACctgaaacaattaataaaattgaaaacctACAGggaataagactgatgaatcactgaactctacttctgaaactagtaatacactacatgttaattcattgaatttaagtttaaaagaaagaaaaaaaagggaaaggaaaggaaaaggaaaagaaaagaaaacctataggggaaaaaaactcAACTAGAACTTTCAAAAAATTCTTCTTCTAGCCTTCAATTCCACCCATCTAATTACTAATTCAAACTCTCGTCCTTCACATTTATTTGCAAACTTCTTCAACATAATCAGTATGCCTGGGACCCACTGTGCCTCTGCTCATCTGGAATAGTGTCTTCCGTGGCCACGTGCAGGAAGCCACCAGATGGGAGCGGAGAACTCCAGAAGCCCGTGTCTGCGGTGTACCTTGGTTTTGCTGGTTGGGGCTGCTCGGAGTCGGCTCTTTGCTCTGTCTTGAGCAGCGTCACTGCAGCTCTGACTCCTTTCCACCTTGGAATTTAagttcctaaataaataaacacacgaCAGTCAAAAGAAGCCCATATGCTAACTaaggaaaaagaatgacaatCTCTTCTGTGCTTTCAAAGCCAAGTGCCAAGACAGACATTCCCTTGGGAAGCTACAACCGGAAATCAATTAGTTTACTAACAAACATGCTCTAAGAACAAATCCTGTCAAAAGTACTTTTGATTTAAGCCTTTGTTTCCAAACTAGACCCCGCTTAAATGATAAAAGGTGTTCCAGGCTGTTATGCTCCTGCTCAGAGAGATGTAGGGATACTCTGTCTTCTTTAATAGGGTGGATCCAGTGTTAAAACCACCGATACAAACAACAAATTTTTTTAGGCCGAAACGTCTCCTCAAGCAATCTGTTAGCCACgaaacaaatatttaagtacttacaaaataaatagcAGTGCACTAAACTTTTAAGAAAGGAGTCAAAATTAAATGCAGTCTCTTCCTTAACTCATTACCTTTGAGCTTCCGAAGGCCTAAATCCTGGTGATTTAAGGGATTTCAAGGACACATGGTTTTTTGGTCTTAGTCATGCAACATTATAACCCAATCCAACCC
This DNA window, taken from Lutra lutra chromosome 10, mLutLut1.2, whole genome shotgun sequence, encodes the following:
- the RNF169 gene encoding E3 ubiquitin-protein ligase RNF169 isoform X2, which translates into the protein MYKKVRCLGRCGTILEEGQESPKIIDLCRHKLQWPSLDLGGCLWEYLSPKGAGPGEKALNCKRKDPDAARATMPGEKPWGLRRLCQEEGRQVWRAFCEFIFRAPIKLSKPGELREEYESLRKLREEKLQEEKTSEDQIHKLLSEDMEMGKRKMDDQKKRDEPLALKTDLEHCPARLSDSENEEPSRGKMTQTHRSAFVSKNNSYSLAFLAGNLNSKVERSQSCSDAAQDRAKSRLRAAPTSKTKVTAMAPGSNPIIGVLLSTQNNRCLSAPDLTVEKRLPFSSLSSLASLHKPERSISPESNDSISEELNHFKPIVCSPCTPPKRLPDGRVLSPLIIKSTPRNLNRSLQKQTSYEASPRILKKWEQIFQERQIKKTLSKATLTSLAPETGEDVVVSEVTHSSKEKPPLAFQTRLAGGQAVSACAGPTPTGLDSFPSVSQTKVEAGTESKRSPEVASETRCSSEPRVGASGTSSEREREEGPGPTPEAKLDSTCQSTTVKNPVVHSALPKNSVLGAVLKTKKQLKTANHFDLPNGVLADNLGEEPLPSLRRGRKRHCKTKHLEQNGPLKKLRPSGGEPGPALREMEQKLRQEEEDRRLALQLQRIFDSERRTVSRRKGSVDQYLLRSSHVAGAK
- the RNF169 gene encoding E3 ubiquitin-protein ligase RNF169 isoform X1 produces the protein MAAAGPSTRASSAAAAAALSRRGRRGRCDEMAAAKTGAPGAASGPALLVLPPPLLQPPPPPRPEESGCAGCLETPGEAAALPCGHSLCRGCAQRAADAAGPGCPRCRARGPTWARRRARDDGQADAEVQGERARRGQPERCRPRRDGGAAAAGPRPEQEPRAGAAEPEFIFRAPIKLSKPGELREEYESLRKLREEKLQEEKTSEDQIHKLLSEDMEMGKRKMDDQKKRDEPLALKTDLEHCPARLSDSENEEPSRGKMTQTHRSAFVSKNNSYSLAFLAGNLNSKVERSQSCSDAAQDRAKSRLRAAPTSKTKVTAMAPGSNPIIGVLLSTQNNRCLSAPDLTVEKRLPFSSLSSLASLHKPERSISPESNDSISEELNHFKPIVCSPCTPPKRLPDGRVLSPLIIKSTPRNLNRSLQKQTSYEASPRILKKWEQIFQERQIKKTLSKATLTSLAPETGEDVVVSEVTHSSKEKPPLAFQTRLAGGQAVSACAGPTPTGLDSFPSVSQTKVEAGTESKRSPEVASETRCSSEPRVGASGTSSEREREEGPGPTPEAKLDSTCQSTTVKNPVVHSALPKNSVLGAVLKTKKQLKTANHFDLPNGVLADNLGEEPLPSLRRGRKRHCKTKHLEQNGPLKKLRPSGGEPGPALREMEQKLRQEEEDRRLALQLQRIFDSERRTVSRRKGSVDQYLLRSSHVAGAK